Proteins from one Deltaproteobacteria bacterium genomic window:
- a CDS encoding patatin-like phospholipase family protein gives MFSERKQRRAARRAMESALTYEDWLAAAETLDALEHNDAWLEDERSNYYDHEVIREDVARFESCLAREDAPALVELLEEALTQHHHDLLNPRLYCETYSGETKHLPRRFLELAVRALNWLADEKRTGLPDEAKLERLFQAQHKFGRSALMLSGGATLGIYHLGVVKALFLRGLLPSIISGSSMGAIVAAGVCTRTDEENARMFAHPEEVHRVAVRFKGLRQIARDKSLFGHEQLLEHIRTNMGGDYTFAEAFAKTGRVLNISVAPTRSRQKPRILNHLTAPDLLVTYSAAVSCAMPFLFEPAMLMTRGPEGEPVPYLPRERWIDGSVGGDVPMARVGRLHNVNHFIVSQTNAHVYLFAGKSEQESLAQAGLALASELTTSHLASILGASSRYIENERVRRRLGRLHDLMAQPYVGDINIHPRVDPAMLRKIVANPSLADFEKFILEGERVTWPKVAMIRDQTRISRAFEAVIARVEARAASIV, from the coding sequence ATGTTCTCGGAACGAAAGCAGCGGCGGGCGGCGCGGCGGGCGATGGAGTCCGCGCTCACCTACGAGGACTGGCTCGCCGCCGCGGAGACCCTCGACGCCCTCGAGCACAACGACGCGTGGCTCGAGGACGAGCGCTCGAACTACTACGACCACGAGGTGATCCGGGAGGACGTCGCGCGCTTCGAGTCCTGCCTCGCGCGGGAGGACGCGCCGGCGCTGGTCGAGCTCCTCGAGGAGGCGCTGACCCAGCACCACCACGACCTCTTGAACCCGCGCCTCTACTGCGAGACCTACAGCGGTGAGACCAAGCACCTGCCCCGGCGCTTCCTCGAGCTGGCCGTCCGGGCGCTGAACTGGCTGGCCGACGAGAAGAGGACCGGCCTGCCCGACGAGGCCAAGCTCGAGCGCCTCTTCCAGGCCCAGCACAAGTTCGGCCGCTCGGCCCTGATGCTCTCTGGCGGCGCGACCCTGGGCATCTACCACCTGGGGGTGGTGAAGGCCCTCTTCCTGCGGGGGCTCCTGCCCTCGATCATCTCGGGCTCGAGCATGGGGGCGATCGTCGCCGCCGGGGTCTGCACCCGGACCGACGAGGAGAACGCGCGGATGTTCGCCCACCCGGAGGAGGTCCACCGGGTGGCGGTCCGCTTCAAGGGCCTGCGCCAGATCGCCCGGGACAAGTCGCTCTTCGGGCACGAGCAGCTCCTCGAACACATCCGCACGAACATGGGCGGCGACTACACCTTCGCGGAGGCCTTCGCGAAGACCGGCCGGGTCCTGAACATCTCGGTCGCGCCGACCCGCAGCCGGCAGAAGCCGCGGATCCTCAACCACCTGACGGCGCCCGACCTGCTGGTCACCTACTCGGCGGCCGTCTCCTGCGCCATGCCCTTCCTCTTCGAGCCCGCCATGCTGATGACGCGGGGTCCCGAGGGCGAGCCCGTGCCCTACCTGCCCCGGGAGCGGTGGATCGACGGCAGCGTGGGCGGCGACGTGCCCATGGCTCGCGTCGGGCGGCTGCACAACGTGAACCACTTCATCGTCAGCCAGACCAACGCCCACGTGTACCTCTTCGCCGGCAAGAGCGAGCAGGAGAGCCTGGCCCAGGCCGGGCTGGCGCTCGCCAGCGAGCTGACCACCTCCCACCTGGCCTCGATCCTCGGCGCCTCCAGCCGCTACATCGAGAACGAGCGCGTCCGCCGGCGGCTGGGCCGGCTGCACGACCTGATGGCCCAGCCCTACGTGGGGGACATCAACATCCACCCCCGGGTGGATCCGGCGATGCTGCGGAAGATCGTCGCCAACCCCAGCCTGGCCGACTTCGAGAAGTTCATCCTGGAGGGGGAGCGGGTGACCTGGCCGAAGGTGGCGATGATCCGCGACCAGACCCGGATCAGCCGGGCCTTCGAGGCGGTCATCGCCCGGGTCGAGGCGCGGGCCGCGTCGATTGTCTAG
- a CDS encoding peptidoglycan DD-metalloendopeptidase family protein codes for MPTLALGLMACASTPSSKPIARPIASTGTEVKVAKRAPEARKIDGLTVPPVKVKIRPLQGRVLPERAADTQRWRAGPVPVIPLDHLAPDRSQGEATIDDSMASAARVLGSLRAAKTRGKKTAPPQAMHQAWSTLLEAVDVYLDQPPARTPAVQLVRTKVAIETELDADDRAWLVSSDLATRVRSRLAYLEHRIERARAKVQPMRQGRDVERLVWPVDPVIVNSEFGLRVHPMSGLSRMHYGIDLDGYDGQVIVSSGAGVVVWAGWMGGHGKHIEVMHPGGWVTRYSHLAHIMVREGERLEAGDSIGFVGSTGRSTGPHLHFEIWRDGEALDPAVTLGAPPFTIDVPGSGWGG; via the coding sequence GTGCCCACCCTCGCCCTGGGGCTGATGGCCTGCGCGAGCACGCCGTCGTCGAAGCCGATCGCGCGGCCCATCGCCTCCACCGGCACCGAGGTGAAGGTGGCGAAGAGGGCCCCCGAGGCGCGGAAGATCGACGGGCTCACCGTGCCGCCGGTGAAGGTGAAGATCCGCCCGCTGCAGGGGCGCGTGCTCCCCGAGCGCGCCGCCGACACCCAGCGCTGGCGGGCCGGGCCGGTGCCGGTGATCCCGCTGGATCACCTGGCCCCCGATCGCAGCCAGGGCGAGGCCACGATCGACGACTCGATGGCCTCGGCCGCGCGCGTGCTCGGCTCCCTGCGGGCGGCGAAGACCCGGGGGAAGAAGACCGCGCCCCCCCAGGCGATGCACCAGGCCTGGTCCACCCTCCTCGAGGCGGTGGACGTCTACCTCGACCAGCCGCCGGCCCGGACGCCGGCGGTGCAGCTGGTGCGGACCAAGGTCGCGATCGAGACCGAGCTCGACGCCGACGATCGCGCCTGGCTCGTCAGCTCGGATCTCGCCACCCGGGTGCGCTCGCGCCTGGCCTACCTCGAGCACCGCATCGAGCGGGCCCGGGCGAAGGTGCAGCCCATGCGGCAGGGCCGCGACGTGGAGCGCCTCGTCTGGCCGGTGGATCCGGTGATCGTCAACTCCGAGTTCGGCTTGCGGGTGCACCCGATGAGCGGGCTCTCGCGGATGCACTACGGGATCGACCTCGACGGCTACGACGGCCAGGTGATCGTCTCGTCCGGGGCCGGGGTGGTGGTCTGGGCCGGCTGGATGGGCGGCCACGGCAAGCACATCGAGGTGATGCACCCCGGCGGCTGGGTCACCCGCTACTCGCACCTCGCCCACATCATGGTGCGGGAGGGTGAGCGCCTCGAGGCCGGCGACTCCATCGGCTTCGTCGGCAGCACCGGCCGCTCCACCGGCCCCCACCTGCACTTCGAGATCTGGCGGGACGGTGAGGCCCTCGATCCGGCGGTCACCCTCGGCGCGCCGCCCTTCACCATCGACGTTCCGGGCTCGGGCTGGGGCGGATAG
- a CDS encoding choice-of-anchor D domain-containing protein, whose protein sequence is MPRTLRSWTTPLILGAVLASFLGTNGCSCDGDGGLGDVKPEILALPNPVVFDRISVNIEASVQLMLKNDGNAVLEITGEPVLAENAEDGETELILRRIMLPVDCGTGAERVDDTPNTVDPGECVSVDVVYIPANLGPDTGTITVQSNDPDTPTLVVPIDAVGAAPDIEVCVLPSACSAESVCYEPGSGPLTMDFGLLQINDTATCPVSINNRGELPLANLDWSFKSGNRRGDYSLDPTDLGSGGDLEPGAGIIVNIEFSPRSGGPKDAVVEITSTDPDEAAVTIHLDGMGDGPKVCPDPFPAIDFGQVIVGTTDSIDVTLENCGTMQLSITAMEVQNQNGTGPSTEFALGAGAPGVPIDLAAGTSAAVPVEFTPPIEGYFTGRLYLESTDPVVPSGWVNIVGEGVVPPSCELQASTSTVSFGTAAPSGLGGTPVEKTLALSNPGELDCTGVTANITAGAAATFSIVGLPAGGPPWTLTPGTVVIFTLAYDPADTTGPDLGTVSFGANELAAPLDVNLTGTPVSAPSCDLAVTPATGNFSFNECALLSFTPRVAQFGAVKMGSDKTLPVSLENIGTRMCTVASATFQAAIPFFPPDPTFTLPNGGVPRVNGVPSANIAPGQVGTIDVLYTPVSEAANCGALWVQTDNVGQPSECLGITPAGDGCYNISMMGQGVRSAIEVIPGDVDFGVITVGCASRDTNVTVYNIGQAPMVLNNIYVDPATAPFSIVSAPPTPHTVPGGGSITIRMKYQPPDTNTHTGLLVLESDAQNGNYFTVPLEGKGTNDPHQTDTFQQLSEPMVDVLWVIDNSCSMSEEQSAIANNGNFFLSHALSLSTDFQIGVTSTDMEDPNHAGHLLGNPKIITRTTPNAVSAFGNNVDLGTGGSATEKGLDATHSALTDPLITDPAANGGFLRDDAKLVVIAVSDEADQSTPPVDFYVDFLKNIKGYRNTDLMSFSAIVGYDEQTNQPSQCTSANGDAASGPRYVEVATRTGGLKRSICSSNWGQIADDLGLDAFGARTEFFLTREPIPSTIVVKVNGVTVQSAGNWSYDGSTNSVVFDPAAVPAQGATIVVDYDTICR, encoded by the coding sequence ATGCCACGGACGCTTCGCAGCTGGACCACGCCGCTCATCCTGGGGGCCGTGCTGGCCTCCTTCCTCGGCACCAACGGCTGCTCCTGCGACGGTGACGGCGGCCTCGGCGACGTGAAGCCCGAGATCCTCGCCCTGCCCAACCCGGTGGTCTTCGATCGCATCTCGGTGAACATCGAGGCCTCGGTGCAGCTCATGCTCAAGAACGACGGCAACGCCGTCCTCGAGATCACCGGCGAGCCGGTGCTCGCCGAGAACGCCGAGGACGGCGAGACCGAGCTGATCCTGCGGCGGATCATGCTGCCCGTCGACTGCGGCACCGGCGCCGAGCGGGTCGACGATACGCCGAACACCGTCGATCCCGGCGAGTGCGTCTCGGTGGACGTCGTCTACATCCCCGCCAACCTCGGCCCCGACACCGGCACCATCACCGTGCAGAGCAACGATCCGGACACCCCCACCCTGGTGGTCCCGATCGACGCCGTCGGCGCCGCCCCCGACATCGAGGTCTGCGTGCTGCCCTCGGCCTGCTCGGCCGAGAGCGTCTGCTACGAGCCCGGCTCCGGCCCGCTCACCATGGACTTCGGCCTGCTGCAGATCAACGACACCGCGACCTGCCCGGTGAGCATCAACAACCGCGGCGAGCTGCCCCTGGCCAACCTCGACTGGTCCTTCAAGAGCGGCAACCGGCGCGGCGACTACAGCCTCGACCCCACCGACCTGGGCTCCGGCGGCGACCTCGAGCCGGGCGCGGGCATCATCGTCAACATCGAGTTCTCTCCCCGCTCCGGCGGCCCGAAGGACGCGGTGGTCGAGATCACCTCCACCGACCCCGACGAGGCCGCGGTCACCATCCACCTCGACGGCATGGGCGACGGCCCCAAGGTCTGCCCGGATCCCTTCCCGGCCATCGACTTCGGCCAGGTCATCGTCGGCACCACCGACAGCATCGACGTGACCCTGGAGAACTGCGGCACCATGCAGCTCTCGATCACGGCGATGGAGGTACAGAACCAGAACGGCACCGGCCCCTCCACCGAGTTCGCCCTGGGCGCCGGCGCGCCGGGCGTGCCCATCGACCTGGCCGCGGGCACCTCCGCCGCCGTGCCGGTGGAGTTCACCCCGCCCATCGAGGGCTACTTCACCGGCCGCCTCTACCTCGAGTCCACCGACCCGGTGGTCCCCTCGGGCTGGGTGAACATCGTCGGTGAGGGCGTGGTCCCGCCCTCCTGCGAGCTGCAGGCCTCCACCTCCACCGTCTCCTTCGGCACCGCCGCGCCCTCGGGGCTGGGCGGCACCCCCGTCGAGAAGACCCTCGCCCTCTCCAACCCCGGCGAGCTCGACTGCACCGGCGTCACCGCCAACATCACCGCCGGCGCCGCCGCGACCTTCTCCATCGTCGGGCTGCCCGCGGGCGGCCCGCCCTGGACCCTCACCCCGGGCACCGTGGTGATCTTCACCCTCGCCTACGATCCGGCCGACACCACCGGCCCGGACCTCGGCACCGTCAGCTTCGGCGCCAACGAGCTGGCCGCCCCCCTCGACGTGAACCTCACCGGCACGCCGGTCAGCGCGCCGAGCTGCGACCTGGCCGTGACGCCGGCCACCGGCAACTTCTCCTTCAACGAGTGCGCCCTGCTCTCCTTCACTCCGCGCGTCGCCCAGTTCGGCGCCGTGAAGATGGGCTCGGACAAGACCCTCCCGGTCTCGCTGGAGAACATCGGCACCCGGATGTGCACCGTCGCCTCGGCCACCTTCCAGGCGGCCATCCCCTTCTTCCCGCCGGACCCCACCTTCACGCTGCCCAACGGCGGCGTCCCGAGGGTGAACGGCGTCCCGAGCGCGAACATCGCCCCGGGGCAGGTCGGCACCATCGACGTGCTCTACACGCCGGTCTCCGAGGCCGCCAACTGCGGCGCCCTCTGGGTCCAGACCGACAACGTCGGGCAGCCCAGCGAGTGCCTCGGCATCACCCCGGCCGGTGACGGCTGCTACAACATCTCGATGATGGGCCAGGGCGTGCGCTCGGCCATCGAGGTGATCCCCGGCGACGTGGACTTCGGCGTGATCACCGTCGGCTGCGCCTCCCGCGACACCAACGTCACCGTCTACAACATCGGCCAGGCGCCGATGGTGCTGAACAACATCTACGTCGACCCGGCCACCGCGCCCTTCAGCATCGTCTCCGCGCCGCCCACGCCCCACACCGTGCCCGGCGGCGGCAGCATCACCATCCGGATGAAGTACCAGCCGCCCGACACCAACACCCACACCGGCCTGCTGGTGCTCGAGTCCGACGCCCAGAACGGCAACTACTTCACCGTCCCCCTCGAGGGTAAGGGCACCAACGATCCCCACCAGACCGACACCTTCCAGCAGCTCTCCGAGCCGATGGTCGACGTCCTCTGGGTGATCGACAACTCCTGCTCCATGAGCGAGGAGCAGAGCGCCATCGCCAACAACGGCAACTTCTTCCTCAGCCACGCGCTCTCGCTCTCCACCGACTTCCAGATCGGCGTGACCTCCACCGACATGGAGGATCCGAACCACGCCGGCCACCTGCTCGGCAACCCGAAGATCATCACCCGGACCACCCCGAACGCCGTGAGCGCCTTCGGGAACAACGTGGACCTGGGCACCGGCGGCTCGGCCACCGAGAAGGGCCTGGACGCCACCCACAGCGCGCTGACCGATCCGCTCATCACCGACCCCGCCGCGAACGGGGGCTTCCTGCGCGACGACGCCAAGCTGGTGGTCATCGCGGTCAGCGACGAGGCCGACCAGAGCACGCCGCCGGTCGACTTCTACGTGGACTTCCTGAAGAACATCAAAGGCTACCGGAACACGGACCTGATGAGCTTCTCGGCCATCGTCGGCTACGACGAGCAGACCAACCAGCCCAGCCAGTGCACCTCCGCCAACGGCGACGCCGCCTCCGGGCCGCGCTACGTCGAGGTGGCGACCCGCACCGGCGGCCTGAAGCGCTCGATCTGCTCCAGCAACTGGGGCCAGATCGCCGACGACCTCGGCCTCGACGCCTTCGGCGCCCGCACCGAGTTCTTCCTCACCCGCGAGCCGATCCCCTCCACCATCGTGGTGAAGGTCAACGGCGTGACCGTGCAGTCGGCGGGCAACTGGAGCTACGACGGCAGCACCAACTCGGTCGTCTTCGATCCGGCCGCGGTGCCGGCGCAGGGTGCCACGATCGTCGTCGACTACGATACGATCTGCCGGTAG
- a CDS encoding carboxypeptidase regulatory-like domain-containing protein has translation MKVFVRVGALSVSLLLAGPVLAEGALSGRVVDALSGRALSGVEVTLEDTGARALTATDGRYRLDARESLARTLSLAASGYWPARFVDQRVEREATLRLLPRRIDEAALRACTADLGRCFGVPTHRPEAAAVPGLPQRLPVAVVLPNGLTAPPELPATVKVARRFASSCSGNPIVQIDEVAFEDYVAGVVPAEIGVFKSTPGGPESARASFETFAVLARTYALWWWLQSGGASAQYHLDDTACNQRYEDYRDAWITSVVDSTAGKVLVSAADPTVIDKYEYAASCGRHGTRPEYQTELVPDQTGTVGCTNGGWCGHDNCAAHEDNPSLPAGNRCLVRGTCQWGSLEWSFVGRDYGWILGHYEPNLTLVTLGGDPTANLVGFVRELDVYTGPDIADAAVSLDSGESTITDVTGFYRIVGLPLGTYQITASATGYQSGSREKVLDGPGDFWGSLALLPEGHDGGTDPTDGGGSDGGTSDAGGGGGDAPQGGCGCASQAPAPAGNLLLALALFGLALRRRR, from the coding sequence ATGAAGGTCTTCGTTCGTGTCGGCGCTCTCTCCGTCTCCCTCCTCCTCGCCGGGCCGGTGCTGGCCGAGGGGGCGCTCTCAGGGAGGGTGGTCGACGCGCTCTCGGGCCGGGCGCTCTCGGGCGTCGAGGTGACCCTCGAGGACACGGGGGCCCGGGCCCTCACCGCCACCGACGGGCGCTACCGCCTCGACGCCCGCGAGTCCCTCGCGCGGACCCTCTCGCTGGCGGCGAGCGGCTACTGGCCGGCGCGCTTCGTCGATCAGCGGGTCGAGCGGGAGGCCACCCTGCGCCTCCTGCCGCGCCGGATCGACGAGGCCGCCCTGCGCGCCTGCACCGCCGACCTCGGCCGCTGCTTCGGCGTGCCCACCCACCGGCCCGAGGCCGCGGCCGTCCCGGGCCTGCCGCAGCGGCTGCCGGTCGCAGTGGTCCTCCCGAACGGCCTCACCGCGCCGCCCGAGCTGCCCGCCACGGTGAAGGTCGCCCGCCGCTTCGCCTCCTCCTGCTCGGGCAACCCCATCGTGCAGATCGACGAGGTCGCCTTCGAAGACTACGTCGCCGGGGTGGTGCCCGCCGAGATCGGCGTCTTCAAGAGCACCCCCGGCGGCCCCGAGTCGGCCCGGGCCAGCTTCGAGACCTTCGCGGTCCTCGCCCGCACCTACGCGCTCTGGTGGTGGTTGCAGAGCGGCGGCGCCAGCGCCCAGTACCACCTCGACGACACCGCCTGTAACCAGCGCTACGAGGACTACCGCGACGCCTGGATCACCTCGGTGGTCGACTCCACCGCCGGGAAGGTCCTGGTGAGCGCCGCCGATCCCACCGTGATCGACAAGTACGAGTACGCGGCCTCCTGCGGCCGGCACGGCACCCGCCCCGAGTACCAGACCGAGCTGGTGCCCGATCAGACCGGCACGGTGGGCTGCACCAACGGCGGCTGGTGCGGCCACGACAACTGCGCGGCCCACGAGGACAACCCCTCCCTGCCCGCGGGCAACCGCTGCCTGGTGCGCGGCACCTGCCAGTGGGGCTCGCTGGAGTGGTCCTTCGTCGGGCGGGACTACGGCTGGATCCTGGGCCACTACGAGCCGAACCTGACGCTGGTCACCCTCGGCGGCGATCCCACCGCGAACCTGGTGGGCTTCGTCCGGGAGCTCGACGTCTACACGGGCCCCGACATCGCCGACGCCGCGGTGAGCCTCGACTCGGGCGAGAGCACGATCACCGACGTCACCGGCTTCTACCGGATCGTCGGCCTGCCGCTCGGCACCTACCAGATCACCGCCAGCGCGACCGGCTACCAGAGCGGCAGCCGGGAGAAGGTCCTCGACGGGCCCGGTGACTTCTGGGGCTCGCTGGCCCTCCTGCCCGAGGGCCACGACGGCGGCACCGATCCCACCGACGGTGGCGGGAGCGACGGGGGCACCTCCGACGCGGGGGGAGGCGGCGGCGACGCCCCGCAGGGCGGCTGCGGCTGCGCCAGCCAGGCGCCCGCCCCGGCCGGGAACCTGCTGCTCGCCCTCGCGCTCTTCGGCCTCGCGCTGCGGCGCCGGAGGTGA
- a CDS encoding right-handed parallel beta-helix repeat-containing protein — protein sequence MNAWRATGGGLLAALVLASCAGGGSGCASKPSEPDADPPIVEANLPAGTVQGPLVVEGDTLFQGAGVALTTVVAPADGPVLVVPAGVQVILRDLKLQGADRQHTVVSLGSLIVERVEVSGGRAAFRIEAGDATFSQLFVHDAEAALRLIAGEATVTDAMAERVSSAAYFVAGGTLTGLRLRAREAEYGLLTRPDGRVELDDLDVRNVTQAGVGLVGGAGTLKNVVLEGPMPAGGVVANDLLVPALIEDLRVSNVAGVGVQVLRGETTLRRVTIQTVAGDSVGDLGMGLFFHGAGVTLEDVAVRQAHGGGLQMIGTSGSADGLALEDNGSHGIEAWGASTLGVAGASLQRNAGLGILAREGSSLTVSDGDLRTNTAGAAMAECATSAEVRLSSGVLAEDPLGTCVSRY from the coding sequence GTGAACGCCTGGCGAGCGACCGGCGGCGGCCTGCTGGCGGCCCTCGTCCTGGCGAGCTGCGCCGGAGGCGGCTCGGGCTGCGCGAGCAAGCCCTCGGAGCCCGACGCGGACCCTCCGATCGTCGAGGCCAACCTCCCGGCGGGCACGGTGCAGGGGCCGCTGGTCGTCGAGGGGGACACCCTCTTCCAGGGGGCGGGCGTCGCCCTGACCACCGTGGTGGCGCCGGCGGACGGCCCCGTGCTCGTCGTGCCCGCGGGGGTGCAGGTGATCCTGCGCGACCTGAAGCTGCAGGGGGCCGACCGGCAGCACACGGTCGTCTCCCTCGGCTCGCTCATCGTCGAGCGGGTCGAGGTGAGCGGCGGGCGGGCGGCCTTCCGGATCGAGGCCGGCGACGCCACCTTCTCCCAGCTCTTCGTGCACGACGCGGAGGCCGCGCTGCGCCTCATCGCCGGCGAGGCCACGGTCACCGACGCGATGGCCGAGCGGGTCTCCTCGGCGGCCTACTTCGTCGCCGGCGGTACGCTCACGGGCCTGCGGCTTCGGGCGCGCGAGGCCGAGTACGGGCTGCTCACCCGCCCCGACGGACGGGTGGAGCTCGACGACCTCGACGTGCGCAACGTGACCCAGGCCGGGGTGGGCCTGGTGGGCGGGGCGGGCACCCTGAAGAACGTCGTCCTCGAGGGGCCGATGCCCGCCGGCGGGGTCGTGGCCAACGACCTGCTGGTGCCGGCCCTGATCGAGGACCTGCGGGTCAGCAACGTCGCCGGCGTGGGCGTGCAGGTGCTCCGGGGCGAGACCACCCTGCGGCGGGTCACGATCCAGACGGTAGCCGGCGACTCGGTGGGGGATCTCGGGATGGGCCTCTTCTTCCACGGCGCCGGCGTGACCCTGGAGGACGTGGCGGTGCGGCAGGCCCACGGCGGAGGCCTGCAGATGATCGGCACCTCGGGCAGCGCGGACGGCCTCGCCCTGGAGGACAACGGCTCCCACGGCATCGAGGCCTGGGGCGCCTCCACCCTCGGCGTCGCCGGCGCCAGCCTGCAGCGCAACGCGGGCCTCGGCATCCTCGCCCGCGAGGGCTCGAGCCTGACCGTCTCGGACGGGGATCTGCGCACCAACACCGCCGGCGCGGCGATGGCCGAGTGCGCCACCAGCGCCGAGGTGCGCCTCTCCTCCGGCGTGCTCGCCGAGGACCCCCTGGGCACCTGCGTCTCGCGCTATTGA
- the radA gene encoding DNA repair protein RadA gives MAKKARAIFSCTTCGHQEPKWLGRCPECGAWGALVEEIAVSSSSEKAAARSPGQGGRPVPLPEAGAEDFQRRSTGITELDRVLGGGVVPGALSLIGGDPGIGKSTLMLMAAARLANEHGPVLYVSGEESVAQIRLRADRLGLEAPTLHLLAETDGEKVLAQASAMEGLCALVLDSIQTLHLPEISSAPGSVSQVRELTGLFLGWSKRRGVPTFLVGHVTKDGAIAGPRVLEHMVDTVLYFEGDRGHAYRILRAHKNRFGSAAEIGVFEMQRSGLVEVPDPSAVFLAGRPEDAPGSVVTAALSGSRPVLVEVQALCSQSPTGGSARRTAIGVENTRLALLAAVLERRLGLTLYDHDIFVNVAGGLSLDEPAADLPVACAIVSSLRGVPLDPRTILFGEVGLTGEVRAVAQTELRLSEAAKLGFKTAILPADTLARLTEDPPLAVLGVRSLDEALDAAL, from the coding sequence ATGGCGAAAAAGGCTCGCGCGATCTTCTCCTGCACCACCTGCGGTCACCAGGAGCCCAAGTGGCTGGGCCGCTGCCCCGAGTGCGGCGCCTGGGGCGCCCTGGTCGAGGAGATCGCCGTCAGCAGCAGCAGCGAGAAGGCCGCCGCCCGCTCCCCGGGCCAGGGAGGCCGGCCGGTGCCCCTGCCCGAGGCGGGGGCCGAGGACTTCCAGCGCCGCTCGACGGGCATCACCGAGCTGGACCGGGTGCTCGGCGGGGGCGTGGTCCCCGGCGCCCTCTCCCTCATCGGCGGCGATCCGGGCATCGGCAAGTCCACCCTCATGCTGATGGCGGCCGCGCGCCTGGCGAACGAGCACGGGCCGGTGCTCTACGTCTCCGGCGAGGAGAGCGTCGCGCAGATCCGCCTGCGGGCCGACCGCCTCGGCCTCGAGGCGCCCACCCTCCACCTGCTGGCCGAGACCGACGGCGAGAAGGTCCTGGCGCAGGCCTCCGCCATGGAGGGCCTCTGCGCGCTGGTCCTCGACTCGATCCAGACCCTGCACCTGCCCGAGATCTCCTCGGCCCCCGGCTCGGTGAGCCAGGTGCGCGAGCTCACCGGCCTCTTCCTCGGCTGGTCGAAGCGCCGCGGGGTGCCCACCTTCCTGGTCGGCCACGTCACCAAGGACGGCGCCATCGCCGGGCCGCGGGTCCTCGAGCACATGGTCGACACGGTCCTCTATTTCGAAGGCGACCGGGGACACGCCTACCGGATCCTGCGCGCCCACAAGAACCGCTTCGGCTCGGCCGCCGAGATCGGCGTCTTCGAGATGCAGCGCTCGGGCCTGGTCGAGGTCCCCGATCCTTCCGCGGTCTTCCTCGCCGGCCGCCCTGAGGACGCCCCGGGCTCGGTGGTCACCGCCGCCCTCTCGGGCTCGCGGCCGGTGCTGGTCGAGGTGCAGGCCCTCTGCTCCCAGAGCCCCACCGGCGGCTCGGCGAGGCGCACGGCCATCGGCGTCGAGAACACCCGCCTGGCCCTGCTCGCCGCGGTCCTCGAGCGGAGGTTGGGCCTGACCCTCTACGATCACGACATCTTCGTGAACGTCGCCGGCGGCCTCTCCCTCGACGAGCCCGCCGCCGACCTGCCGGTGGCCTGCGCCATCGTCTCCAGCCTGCGCGGCGTGCCCCTCGATCCGCGCACCATCCTCTTCGGGGAGGTCGGCCTCACCGGCGAGGTGCGGGCGGTGGCCCAGACCGAGCTGCGCCTCTCCGAGGCCGCCAAGCTCGGCTTCAAGACCGCGATCCTCCCGGCCGATACCCTCGCGCGCCTCACCGAGGATCCCCCCCTGGCGGTGCTGGGGGTCCGCAGCCTCGACGAGGCCCTGGACGCGGCGCTCTAG
- a CDS encoding STAUR_1299 family protein — protein MPLDLSPLWEQAFLEGEARDANRLLGEAREAFARLTADQRGEPFSYEVIVPEAPGADWLLEVLLPKLVYHCETRRAPLPECGAVFVSAFVGERLLCVPAAAFVALGRELLGCSVEELVERFGTGEVRHALGRDEDPPAARAPKLLPGGES, from the coding sequence GTGCCCCTCGACCTCTCACCTCTCTGGGAGCAGGCCTTCCTGGAGGGGGAGGCCCGTGACGCCAACCGGCTGCTCGGCGAGGCGCGGGAGGCCTTCGCGAGGCTCACGGCCGACCAGCGGGGGGAGCCCTTCTCCTACGAGGTGATCGTCCCGGAGGCGCCCGGCGCCGACTGGCTGCTCGAGGTGCTCCTGCCGAAGCTCGTCTACCACTGCGAGACCCGCCGGGCGCCCCTGCCGGAGTGCGGCGCGGTCTTCGTCTCGGCCTTCGTCGGCGAGCGCCTCTTGTGCGTGCCGGCCGCGGCCTTCGTCGCACTGGGCCGCGAGCTCCTCGGCTGCAGCGTCGAGGAGCTGGTCGAGCGCTTCGGCACCGGCGAGGTGCGCCACGCGCTGGGCCGGGACGAGGACCCGCCGGCGGCCCGGGCGCCGAAGCTCCTGCCCGGAGGTGAGTCGTGA
- a CDS encoding TIGR02266 family protein produces MADAPEKTPPGDHDPEASEASPEAEEGRSPSGADKRQHPRARLSLLVQYRFASFDEFLGEYASDLSLGGMFIRTDEPRPSGSMIYLQFSLKDGSTLIEGLGRVCHVTEPGGERPAGMGIEFVNFDEASRELIEGIVEGHLLDGGEPEIGDGDGDGDGDGAGR; encoded by the coding sequence ATGGCCGACGCCCCCGAGAAGACCCCACCCGGAGACCACGACCCCGAGGCGAGCGAGGCCTCCCCCGAGGCCGAGGAGGGACGCTCCCCCTCGGGCGCGGACAAGCGCCAGCACCCCCGGGCCAGGCTCTCGCTGCTGGTGCAGTACCGCTTCGCCAGCTTCGACGAGTTCCTCGGCGAGTACGCCTCCGACCTCTCCCTGGGCGGGATGTTCATCCGCACCGACGAGCCGAGGCCCTCGGGCTCGATGATCTACCTGCAGTTCTCGCTCAAGGACGGCAGCACCCTCATCGAGGGGCTCGGCCGGGTCTGCCACGTGACCGAGCCCGGCGGGGAGCGGCCGGCCGGGATGGGGATCGAGTTCGTGAACTTCGACGAGGCCTCGCGAGAGCTCATCGAGGGGATCGTCGAGGGGCACCTCTTGGACGGGGGCGAGCCTGAGATCGGTGACGGGGACGGGGACGGGGACGGGGACGGCGCTGGCCGCTGA